One window of the Desulfitibacter alkalitolerans DSM 16504 genome contains the following:
- a CDS encoding trimethylamine--corrinoid methyltransferase: protein MVLKTKLEVIAQEDYQMIHDASIKILEETGVAFHSEEALEICKHHGARVLGNTVYFTRKMVEEAIKECPKTFSWTARNAEKSVTVGEGFLIQPNLGPVFIQDLDRGKRAATLEDFSNIQKLCQYSDVVHLVGSIPVNPGDVPQNEKHLHIIYETLKNTDKPVIGHTGYRYEARETLDMVEIALGRKLEHGHYVGVAINPLSPLSYSRDALETIMEYANRNQIVFLAPCIMAGVSGPITLLGTALLQNVEILAGLTFIQLINPGNPVLYSIASNTAYMKTGSFIGGNPEGLLMDIINLQMGLDYYKVPTRILAGITDAKVVDCQAGYETMQNLMLGVLGGGHIVVQCMGVLDAIMTTSYEKFIIDEELIKRMIRIKQGVEVSEEELAIAAIQELGHKGSYLTHESTFEKFRSRWMPTISTCESYMDWEAAGSKDVVVRANRKYKKILGEAPATLLEKDLEKSLKEYMNIVKK, encoded by the coding sequence ATGGTGTTAAAGACAAAACTGGAGGTCATAGCTCAAGAAGATTACCAGATGATACATGATGCATCAATTAAAATATTAGAGGAGACTGGGGTCGCTTTTCATTCGGAAGAGGCCCTGGAGATTTGCAAGCATCATGGAGCAAGGGTTTTAGGTAATACAGTTTACTTTACTCGAAAAATGGTAGAAGAAGCTATAAAAGAATGTCCAAAGACCTTTTCCTGGACAGCTAGAAACGCTGAGAAATCTGTAACAGTTGGGGAAGGATTTTTGATTCAACCCAATCTGGGACCTGTATTTATTCAGGATTTAGATAGAGGTAAGCGTGCGGCCACATTGGAGGACTTCAGCAATATCCAAAAGCTCTGTCAATACAGTGATGTAGTACATCTTGTTGGTTCAATTCCAGTAAATCCCGGTGATGTTCCGCAAAATGAAAAGCATCTGCATATTATCTATGAAACACTTAAAAATACTGATAAACCTGTCATTGGACACACAGGATACAGGTATGAAGCCAGGGAAACATTGGACATGGTTGAAATTGCTTTAGGCAGAAAGCTAGAGCATGGACATTATGTTGGTGTGGCTATTAACCCATTAAGTCCCCTTAGTTATTCCAGGGATGCCCTGGAAACTATCATGGAATATGCCAACCGCAATCAGATTGTATTTTTAGCCCCTTGCATTATGGCCGGTGTTTCAGGTCCCATAACCCTCCTTGGAACAGCCCTGCTGCAAAATGTTGAGATCCTTGCCGGACTTACCTTCATACAACTAATAAATCCAGGCAACCCTGTTTTATACTCAATTGCCTCCAATACTGCCTATATGAAAACCGGCAGCTTTATTGGCGGCAACCCTGAAGGCCTGCTAATGGATATTATTAATCTCCAGATGGGGCTGGATTACTACAAGGTTCCAACCAGGATACTAGCAGGCATAACTGATGCCAAGGTAGTAGATTGTCAAGCAGGCTATGAAACCATGCAGAACCTCATGCTGGGAGTTCTGGGAGGAGGACACATAGTTGTCCAATGTATGGGGGTTCTGGATGCTATTATGACAACATCCTACGAAAAGTTTATCATAGATGAGGAATTAATTAAAAGAATGATACGTATTAAACAAGGGGTTGAAGTTTCTGAAGAAGAACTAGCCATTGCAGCTATCCAGGAGCTTGGACATAAGGGGTCTTATTTGACCCATGAAAGTACCTTTGAAAAATTCCGCAGCAGATGGATGCCCACCATCTCAACGTGTGAATCCTATATGGACTGGGAAGCTGCAGGTTCTAAGGATGTGGTAGTCAGGGCCAATAGAAAATACAAAAAGATACTAGGTGAAGCTCCAGCAACTTTATTAGAAAAAGACCTTGAAAAATCTTTAAAGGAATATATGAATATAGTTAAGAAATAA
- a CDS encoding sigma-54 interaction domain-containing protein — protein MRQDEDKDEMNLEKLQEILNHSYDEIFVINSKGIVVYVNNASERNYGLKPSEIIGKTVYHLVEEGYYTPSITPIVFKEKKRVTLSQETMIGKKLVVTATPILDEHGNIDLVVMNSRDMTEIEELKCNLEETEKLVQMYKQEVEELRKKEYKYEHLIVRSKSMKECVELAQKVSSTDSTVLILGESGTGKNVMAKYIHHISNRNKGPFKNINCAAIPDQLLESELFGYHRGAFTGANTAGKVGLLELANGGTLFLDEIAEIPLRLQAKLLEVIQEGRFIPVGGTEYKTIDTRIIAATNRDLEKMVRDGLFREDLFYRINVIELEIPPLRERLEDIVPLAHYFLNMYDKKYSASHYFSQDSLDTLMSHSWSGNVRELQHVIERLVITVKESKILPEHFPKNFRKTEKAKANLALQNLVPLDILEEELIIKAYKQLGSSYKVAKALNISQSKANRRIRQYLNNSNKK, from the coding sequence ATGAGACAAGATGAGGATAAAGATGAGATGAATTTAGAGAAGCTTCAGGAAATACTAAATCATTCCTATGATGAAATTTTTGTAATAAACAGCAAGGGGATTGTGGTTTATGTAAATAATGCAAGCGAAAGAAATTACGGTTTGAAACCATCTGAGATTATTGGCAAAACAGTATACCATCTAGTTGAGGAAGGATATTATACTCCTTCAATAACTCCAATAGTCTTCAAAGAGAAAAAGCGGGTTACCCTTTCTCAGGAAACAATGATAGGAAAAAAACTGGTGGTCACTGCCACACCTATATTAGATGAACATGGAAATATTGATCTGGTTGTTATGAACAGCCGAGATATGACAGAAATAGAGGAGCTTAAGTGCAACCTGGAAGAGACGGAAAAGCTGGTGCAGATGTACAAGCAGGAGGTAGAAGAACTAAGGAAAAAGGAATATAAATATGAGCATTTGATTGTCCGCAGCAAAAGCATGAAGGAATGTGTTGAACTGGCACAAAAGGTTTCTTCAACTGATTCAACAGTCCTTATACTGGGAGAATCAGGGACCGGCAAGAACGTAATGGCTAAATATATACATCATATTAGCAATAGAAACAAGGGTCCCTTTAAAAATATAAACTGTGCAGCCATTCCAGATCAGCTGCTGGAATCTGAGCTGTTTGGATATCATCGAGGAGCTTTTACCGGGGCAAATACTGCCGGTAAGGTGGGCTTACTAGAGCTGGCTAATGGAGGAACCTTGTTTCTGGATGAAATAGCTGAAATTCCCTTAAGGCTGCAGGCAAAACTCCTGGAAGTAATTCAAGAGGGCAGATTTATTCCAGTGGGAGGTACAGAATATAAAACTATTGATACCAGGATAATAGCTGCAACCAATAGAGATCTGGAAAAAATGGTCAGGGATGGGCTGTTTAGAGAAGATTTATTCTATAGAATAAACGTAATTGAATTAGAGATACCGCCTTTACGTGAAAGACTTGAAGACATAGTGCCCCTGGCTCATTATTTTTTGAACATGTATGATAAAAAATACAGTGCTTCCCATTATTTTAGCCAGGATAGTCTAGACACATTAATGTCCCATTCATGGTCAGGAAATGTTCGTGAGCTGCAGCATGTAATTGAGCGTTTGGTAATAACTGTGAAAGAGTCTAAAATATTACCAGAACATTTCCCTAAAAACTTCCGGAAAACTGAAAAGGCAAAAGCTAATCTTGCATTACAGAATCTTGTCCCATTAGATATCCTTGAGGAGGAATTAATTATCAAGGCTTACAAGCAGCTGGGGAGTTCCTATAAAGTTGCAAAGGCGTTAAACATTTCCCAAAGCAAGGCCAACAGACGGATTCGTCAGTATTTGAACAACAGCAATAAAAAATAA
- a CDS encoding BCCT family transporter has translation MDKSKISQYAKINPLVFYAGVILCILIYGPMLVLREQLRPLGAQILKAVTYSLDWLWLLLAFGCFVFLVWLAFGRYGNVKLGGADDEPEFSRFSWLSMLFTGGVGAGLVYWSMAEPIFYLKWPPFWGEAFSAQAAQFAIAYGIFHWGVLAWGLFTPGAIAFAYIVYVRKKPYFYPSYACRGVLGDLVDGWVGKVINVFVIVALVGGLGTTMGVVIPMISAVIAHFLGVENTLTVKIGTTILLSIIFGYSAWSGLRGGIKKLSEINSWLCFGLLGFVLVAGPTLWMLSFYVDSIGVLLQNFFRMSLYTDPITKSGFPQDWTVFYWAWWVAWAIYFGLFIARISKGRTIKDVIVNMAFTTTLGCSIFFLVFGGYATHLQLTQGMGLDEILTSTGGGAMIVAILETLPLSGLVIPFFIVVMLIFQATTIDSNAYTIAMISCDEIKYTQEPPRWTRLFWCFLLAVIGIAIISVGGLQIVQLSSVATSVPVVIIIIILMMSVLKMLKEDFGDVAGPKILTVEYTDSVEEKNIVIDDKTAKNV, from the coding sequence GTGGATAAATCCAAGATAAGTCAGTATGCAAAAATTAATCCTTTGGTGTTTTATGCTGGAGTAATCTTATGTATTCTTATATATGGACCCATGCTAGTACTTCGCGAACAGCTGCGGCCGCTAGGTGCACAAATTTTAAAAGCTGTGACATATAGCCTTGACTGGTTATGGTTGTTGTTAGCATTTGGATGCTTTGTTTTTCTAGTATGGTTAGCCTTTGGGCGCTATGGTAATGTAAAGCTGGGCGGGGCAGATGATGAACCGGAATTTTCAAGATTTAGTTGGTTATCAATGCTTTTTACTGGTGGGGTAGGTGCAGGTCTTGTTTATTGGTCAATGGCTGAACCTATTTTTTATCTTAAGTGGCCTCCATTCTGGGGTGAAGCTTTTTCAGCTCAAGCTGCTCAGTTTGCTATTGCCTATGGAATATTCCATTGGGGTGTTTTAGCCTGGGGTCTATTTACACCAGGTGCAATTGCATTTGCATATATTGTTTATGTAAGGAAGAAGCCATATTTTTACCCAAGTTATGCATGTAGAGGAGTATTAGGTGATTTAGTTGACGGTTGGGTTGGAAAAGTAATAAATGTGTTTGTTATTGTAGCACTAGTTGGTGGTTTGGGTACAACCATGGGAGTAGTTATCCCTATGATTTCAGCGGTAATTGCTCATTTTCTAGGTGTTGAAAATACTTTAACAGTAAAAATTGGAACAACTATTTTACTTTCTATCATATTTGGATATAGTGCATGGTCAGGATTACGTGGTGGTATTAAAAAGCTGTCAGAAATAAACAGCTGGTTGTGCTTTGGATTGTTAGGCTTTGTATTAGTAGCGGGCCCAACACTTTGGATGCTATCATTTTATGTAGATAGTATTGGAGTACTTTTACAAAACTTTTTCCGTATGAGCTTATATACTGATCCCATTACAAAGTCTGGATTTCCGCAGGATTGGACAGTGTTTTATTGGGCATGGTGGGTTGCATGGGCAATATATTTTGGACTTTTTATTGCCAGGATTTCAAAAGGCCGTACAATTAAGGATGTTATTGTAAATATGGCTTTTACAACTACATTAGGATGCTCAATATTCTTCCTGGTATTCGGAGGTTATGCAACACACCTCCAGCTTACCCAGGGTATGGGACTTGATGAAATTTTAACTTCAACTGGTGGCGGCGCAATGATAGTAGCCATATTGGAAACCCTGCCTTTAAGTGGGTTAGTGATACCATTCTTTATCGTGGTAATGTTAATCTTCCAGGCTACTACCATTGACTCAAATGCCTATACAATTGCAATGATTTCCTGTGATGAGATTAAGTACACCCAGGAACCACCACGTTGGACAAGGTTATTCTGGTGTTTCCTATTAGCTGTCATTGGAATTGCCATAATATCAGTGGGCGGACTTCAAATTGTACAGCTTTCATCAGTGGCAACTAGTGTCCCTGTAGTGATTATTATAATAATTTTGATGATGTCTGTATTGAAAATGCTTAAGGAAGACTTTGGTGATGTAGCGGGTCCTAAGATACTCACAGTTGAATATACTGATAGCGTAGAAGAAAAGAATATAGTAATTGATGATAAGACTGCTAAAAATGTATAA
- the trxB gene encoding thioredoxin-disulfide reductase, whose protein sequence is MGDLTYDLIIIGGGPAGLTAAIYGGRAKLRTLVINKGTVGGLVNTTREIVNYPGYSQISGPDLMKDFKNHAESFGVEFLRDEVVSADFAKEDKIIFTKKKKKYSAKAVIIACGSEPRLLNIPGEKRLQGSGVAYCATCDAEFFEGEDVVVVGSGDQAMEEGMYITKFARKVTVIVLHDEGVLDCNKVSAERAFQNEKMEFIWNSTIEEVLGEDNVEGVRIKNLKTGRSSKLACQGVFFFVGMIPSTHFLKESGIVMERGYIPVNEMMETNLEGVYAVGDNRVKYLRQVVSAAGDGATAAVAAERYIEELNAFNTSVLKSDKKVLLLFFNALDNQSLEFSTLLEEANQELAERSKVVKIDMATKKKLAQRYDVKIVPSVVVLDRGQEIRRLDYSMDKEKLKAQLREK, encoded by the coding sequence ATGGGAGATCTGACGTACGATTTAATCATAATCGGTGGGGGTCCCGCAGGACTCACAGCAGCTATTTATGGGGGAAGAGCGAAGCTGAGAACTTTGGTTATCAACAAGGGAACGGTTGGCGGTTTGGTCAATACTACACGAGAGATTGTAAATTATCCAGGCTACAGCCAAATTAGTGGACCTGATCTTATGAAAGACTTTAAAAATCATGCCGAGTCTTTTGGCGTAGAATTTTTACGAGATGAAGTTGTGAGTGCTGATTTTGCAAAAGAAGACAAAATTATCTTTACCAAAAAAAAGAAAAAATACTCAGCCAAGGCGGTTATCATTGCTTGTGGTAGTGAGCCGAGACTATTAAATATTCCTGGTGAGAAGCGGCTACAGGGAAGTGGAGTTGCGTATTGTGCAACCTGTGATGCTGAGTTTTTTGAAGGAGAAGATGTTGTTGTCGTTGGCAGCGGGGATCAAGCCATGGAAGAAGGCATGTACATTACCAAATTCGCTCGCAAAGTCACAGTGATTGTACTTCATGATGAAGGCGTTCTCGATTGCAATAAAGTGAGTGCGGAAAGGGCCTTCCAAAATGAAAAGATGGAGTTTATATGGAACTCCACAATTGAAGAAGTCCTGGGTGAGGATAATGTGGAGGGGGTTAGAATCAAGAACTTAAAAACGGGCCGTTCAAGCAAACTTGCTTGCCAGGGTGTTTTTTTCTTTGTTGGGATGATTCCTTCAACTCATTTCCTCAAGGAAAGTGGCATTGTGATGGAAAGAGGCTATATTCCCGTTAATGAAATGATGGAAACCAATCTCGAAGGGGTATATGCAGTTGGAGATAATCGGGTTAAATATTTACGGCAAGTGGTTTCAGCTGCAGGGGATGGGGCAACGGCCGCAGTCGCTGCCGAACGCTATATTGAGGAACTCAATGCATTTAATACGAGTGTTCTAAAAAGCGATAAAAAAGTTCTCTTGCTTTTCTTTAATGCCTTAGATAATCAAAGCTTGGAGTTTAGCACTTTATTAGAAGAAGCAAATCAAGAACTAGCGGAACGCAGCAAAGTAGTTAAAATCGATATGGCTACTAAGAAAAAACTTGCCCAAAGGTATGATGTGAAAATCGTGCCATCAGTTGTTGTATTAGACAGAGGGCAAGAGATCAGGCGATTGGACTATTCCATGGATAAAGAGAAACTAAAAGCTCAATTAAGAGAAAAATAA
- a CDS encoding thioredoxin family protein yields the protein MPLEQINANSFEKIIYDNEDSCLVIFSRKDCHVCKDVVPILEELQLQYQDRFGFYYVDVEEEKNLFQRFSLKGVPQILFFKDGEYQAKLAGAVDEDKVIDKIEEVLES from the coding sequence ATGCCCTTAGAACAAATAAATGCAAATAGTTTTGAAAAAATTATCTATGATAATGAGGACTCCTGTCTTGTTATTTTCTCAAGAAAAGACTGTCACGTTTGTAAAGATGTGGTTCCTATTTTGGAGGAGCTGCAACTGCAATACCAAGACAGGTTTGGATTCTATTACGTGGATGTAGAAGAAGAAAAGAACTTGTTCCAAAGGTTCTCTTTAAAAGGAGTTCCTCAGATTCTTTTCTTTAAGGATGGCGAATACCAAGCAAAACTAGCAGGTGCTGTTGACGAAGACAAAGTCATAGATAAGATTGAGGAAGTTTTAGAATCGTAA
- a CDS encoding alkaline phosphatase family protein → MKREALTQKLLVLGIDGMDPKITRKFLAEGIMPNLQKFIERGSAREDLSHLGALPTITPACWTTLATGAYPGTHGITCFWRQSPESLDAVVYNMDSRNCEAEQLWNVTAAAGIKTLVWHWPGSAWPPTSDSPNLHVIDGTQPGSVNMGVAQLDWEKIIVADEEIKELQYAPKVERPAGVGCMISDLDAITEEKEPTTDMMELWYGEAAMSGCEIREYIMGPENMEMVIESIPHYDLVNSPLKDAEGWAAAPADAKEFTILTSDGIVRRPALILKNSDGIYDHIAIYKNKKAEKPIVVLEVGKMVSYIVDDINKDGELKPACRSMKLLELSPDGRKLKMWISNALDTAQDKVFHPKELLKDIVENVDPIPPVSLVGGEDAYLVENVYEPAWDLYCQWQAKALNYLIKNREYQLVFTHLHNVDCAGHMFWHLAKNLERWSYTDPEVNQNFIRKFYIQTDKYLGEFLHLLDEGWTIMIVADHGLLVGEEFPPQIGEYGGMNVQVMEELGYTVMKKDENGKTLKEVDWEKTTAVQTRSNYIYINLKGRDAHGIVDPADKYELERKIMSDLYSYRYKGQRVVGLAMRNKDAIVLGNNGPQCGDIFFTVDEGFNRLHGDGLATVEGAFDTSVAPIFLAAGSGIKENFTTARTIRQVDIAPTIAALLGVRMPAHCEGAPIYQILTEEF, encoded by the coding sequence ATGAAAAGAGAAGCATTAACACAGAAATTATTGGTATTAGGGATAGACGGGATGGATCCCAAAATAACCCGAAAATTCTTGGCCGAAGGAATAATGCCAAACTTACAAAAGTTTATTGAAAGAGGCTCGGCCAGAGAAGACTTATCCCACTTAGGTGCCCTGCCAACTATTACACCTGCATGCTGGACTACCTTAGCAACCGGCGCTTATCCAGGAACACACGGCATTACTTGCTTTTGGCGACAGTCACCAGAGAGCTTGGATGCCGTAGTATATAATATGGATTCTAGAAACTGTGAAGCTGAGCAGTTATGGAATGTAACTGCTGCAGCAGGTATCAAAACCTTAGTATGGCATTGGCCCGGTTCCGCTTGGCCTCCGACCAGTGACAGCCCAAATCTACACGTTATTGATGGAACACAGCCCGGTTCTGTAAACATGGGTGTGGCACAACTTGATTGGGAAAAAATTATTGTTGCTGATGAGGAAATTAAAGAATTACAATATGCTCCTAAAGTTGAACGTCCTGCCGGTGTTGGTTGTATGATTTCCGATCTGGATGCTATTACTGAAGAAAAAGAACCAACTACCGATATGATGGAATTATGGTATGGTGAAGCTGCCATGTCAGGCTGTGAAATCCGTGAATATATCATGGGACCAGAAAATATGGAAATGGTCATTGAATCTATTCCCCATTATGATTTAGTCAATTCCCCGTTGAAAGATGCAGAAGGATGGGCTGCCGCACCGGCAGACGCCAAAGAATTTACGATTTTAACATCGGATGGTATTGTAAGACGTCCCGCACTAATTCTAAAGAATTCTGATGGCATCTATGACCACATAGCAATTTATAAAAACAAGAAGGCAGAGAAACCAATCGTAGTATTAGAAGTGGGGAAAATGGTTTCCTATATTGTAGACGACATTAATAAAGATGGTGAATTAAAACCCGCATGTAGGTCCATGAAACTCCTGGAACTTTCTCCGGATGGTAGAAAACTGAAAATGTGGATCAGTAACGCACTGGATACTGCCCAGGATAAGGTATTCCACCCCAAGGAATTGTTAAAAGATATTGTTGAAAATGTTGACCCAATTCCGCCTGTTAGCTTGGTTGGGGGAGAAGATGCTTACCTGGTTGAGAATGTTTATGAACCAGCCTGGGATTTGTACTGTCAATGGCAGGCAAAGGCTTTAAATTATTTAATTAAAAATCGTGAATACCAATTAGTATTCACTCATTTGCATAATGTTGACTGTGCAGGTCATATGTTTTGGCATTTAGCGAAAAACCTGGAGCGCTGGAGCTATACTGACCCTGAAGTTAATCAGAACTTTATCCGGAAGTTTTATATTCAGACAGACAAATATCTGGGAGAATTCCTACATCTGTTAGATGAAGGATGGACCATCATGATTGTAGCTGACCATGGTTTGCTGGTAGGGGAAGAATTCCCACCACAAATTGGTGAATATGGCGGTATGAATGTACAGGTAATGGAGGAACTCGGTTATACCGTTATGAAAAAGGATGAAAACGGTAAGACTTTGAAAGAAGTAGATTGGGAAAAGACAACCGCTGTCCAGACTCGAAGTAACTATATTTATATTAACTTAAAGGGTCGTGATGCCCATGGCATTGTTGACCCGGCGGATAAATATGAACTGGAAAGAAAAATTATGTCTGACCTGTACTCTTATAGATATAAGGGACAGCGTGTTGTCGGGCTTGCCATGAGGAATAAAGACGCAATTGTATTAGGAAATAACGGTCCGCAGTGTGGGGATATTTTCTTCACTGTCGATGAGGGCTTTAACCGTTTACATGGTGATGGATTAGCCACTGTAGAGGGTGCTTTCGATACTTCTGTTGCCCCGATTTTTCTAGCAGCTGGGAGTGGAATTAAAGAAAACTTTACAACAGCTAGAACCATTAGACAAGTTGATATTGCACCAACTATTGCAGCATTATTAGGTGTAAGAATGCCTGCCCACTGTGAAGGTGCACCAATCTATCAGATTCTAACCGAAGAATTCTAA
- a CDS encoding type 1 glutamine amidotransferase — MKILLVNNEKDKTDLGSINALKNSVQQVAEADFVVKHYTGLSGEEVDELAVNFVILSGRHNSNWGIDEMYLFKSEYDIIRTCKVPLLGICAGFQLMGLAYGAALNYICPKRKDKCKEFGYQKVNLLGNDKIFSGLSSTLTVYQNHYCELKDVPDGFIKLAESDMTKIQCIKDTSRNVYGVQFHPELFNDKCNDGKVILKNFFSLT, encoded by the coding sequence GTGAAGATACTACTTGTTAATAATGAAAAAGATAAGACTGATCTTGGCTCAATTAATGCTCTAAAAAATAGTGTGCAGCAGGTTGCTGAAGCTGATTTTGTTGTCAAGCATTATACTGGGCTATCTGGTGAAGAGGTGGATGAACTTGCTGTAAATTTTGTGATTCTCTCAGGCAGACATAATTCAAACTGGGGAATAGATGAAATGTACCTATTTAAGAGTGAATATGACATAATAAGAACCTGTAAAGTACCCCTGCTGGGAATTTGTGCTGGTTTTCAACTTATGGGTCTTGCTTACGGAGCTGCATTGAATTATATCTGCCCAAAACGAAAGGATAAATGTAAAGAATTTGGATATCAAAAGGTAAACTTACTTGGTAACGATAAAATTTTTTCTGGCCTTTCCTCAACTCTTACTGTTTATCAGAATCATTATTGTGAACTTAAAGATGTACCAGATGGGTTTATCAAACTGGCTGAAAGTGATATGACAAAAATTCAGTGTATAAAGGACACCAGCAGAAATGTTTACGGAGTTCAGTTTCACCCCGAATTATTTAATGACAAATGTAATGATGGTAAGGTTATATTGAAGAACTTTTTTAGCTTAACTTAG
- a CDS encoding MmgE/PrpD family protein, whose product MIDGNIKVSQFIYNFTYDDLPEAVIKKAKLCLLDLLGAVLGGSNTKAAGLARNFAKSIWPGTTNTIITEGRGSNCVGAAFANSFQANAIDIDDGFRPVKGHPGALVIPAALAMAEHTNKSGKELLEAIVVGYEIGTRAGIIWHDYYPLYHASGSWGAVAAAAASAKLLNLNVEQIYNALGMAEYQAPINPMMRCIDYPSMVKDGIGWGCTVGVTSALMAFQGFTGVPSLLGFQKYANHINSLGSEFNLLKVYFKPHACCRWAQPAILGTIKLMAQHSLNSDEIHKINVFTFKESARLKAVSPKNTEEAQYNIVYPIAAAVADGEVGPKQILDDNLQNPQIIDVMNKIKILHDSRFDERFPEIAESEVQIITKSGQSFLSGPVRAKGDWDYPLSEKELIEKFFWLACHAVSEQKARDIVDLIENLDEQNHINKLMSLLSQDTNQRHSLSS is encoded by the coding sequence ATGATTGATGGTAATATTAAAGTGAGTCAATTCATTTATAATTTCACCTATGATGATTTACCAGAAGCTGTAATCAAAAAAGCGAAGCTCTGCCTTCTGGATTTATTGGGGGCTGTTCTAGGGGGAAGTAATACAAAGGCAGCGGGCCTGGCCAGGAATTTTGCTAAATCTATTTGGCCGGGGACCACTAATACCATAATTACAGAAGGAAGGGGCAGTAACTGTGTAGGTGCTGCCTTTGCCAACTCATTTCAAGCAAATGCAATAGATATTGATGACGGGTTTAGACCTGTAAAGGGTCACCCAGGTGCCCTGGTGATACCTGCAGCTTTAGCCATGGCTGAACACACGAATAAGTCAGGCAAGGAATTATTAGAGGCTATTGTGGTGGGTTATGAAATAGGCACCCGTGCTGGTATTATATGGCATGACTATTATCCTCTTTACCATGCTTCAGGATCCTGGGGTGCGGTAGCTGCAGCGGCAGCCTCTGCTAAACTATTAAATTTGAATGTGGAGCAAATATATAATGCTCTGGGTATGGCCGAGTATCAGGCCCCCATTAATCCCATGATGCGCTGTATAGACTATCCATCAATGGTCAAAGACGGCATAGGATGGGGTTGTACAGTGGGCGTAACTTCTGCCCTCATGGCATTCCAGGGGTTTACTGGCGTTCCAAGTCTGTTAGGCTTTCAAAAATACGCAAACCATATTAATTCCCTGGGCAGTGAATTTAATCTTTTAAAAGTATATTTTAAACCTCATGCATGCTGCCGTTGGGCTCAACCCGCCATCCTTGGAACAATAAAACTTATGGCTCAACACAGTTTAAATTCTGATGAAATCCATAAAATTAATGTATTTACCTTTAAAGAAAGTGCAAGGCTAAAAGCTGTCTCACCTAAAAACACAGAGGAAGCACAGTATAACATAGTATATCCAATTGCAGCAGCAGTTGCAGACGGAGAGGTAGGTCCCAAACAAATCCTGGATGATAACCTCCAGAATCCACAGATAATAGATGTGATGAATAAAATCAAAATTTTACATGATAGCCGTTTTGATGAGAGATTTCCGGAGATAGCGGAATCTGAGGTGCAGATTATCACAAAATCTGGACAATCATTTTTATCAGGTCCAGTACGTGCCAAGGGGGATTGGGATTACCCTTTAAGTGAAAAAGAATTGATTGAAAAGTTCTTTTGGTTAGCATGTCATGCAGTGAGTGAACAAAAAGCAAGAGATATAGTTGACCTTATAGAAAACCTGGATGAGCAGAACCATATTAATAAGCTGATGTCATTATTATCACAAGATACAAATCAAAGGCACAGCTTGAGCAGCTAG
- a CDS encoding ABC transporter permease, translating to MVQYILNNQEAFLTLLGQHLNLTFLSVGLAMIFSIPLAIIGTRVPYLEAPIMAFGNLGQTIPSLVILALAIPLVGIGFAPALLALFLRAVLPILLNTFVGIKEVDPAVIEAARGMGMTDNQILFRVQLPLTVPVIVAGIKTATVQCVSLATLAAFVGGGSLGDWIQQGIMMVNQTLLLAGAVPTAVLAIMANFLIGVIQNIVTPRGLKV from the coding sequence ATGGTTCAGTACATTCTAAATAACCAGGAAGCATTTTTAACCCTGCTGGGCCAGCATCTTAACCTGACCTTCTTATCTGTTGGCCTGGCCATGATATTTTCTATACCCCTTGCAATAATTGGAACCAGGGTGCCGTATCTGGAAGCACCCATAATGGCATTTGGCAACCTTGGCCAGACCATCCCTAGCTTGGTTATCTTGGCACTGGCTATTCCTCTGGTTGGAATAGGATTTGCTCCAGCCTTGCTGGCGTTATTTTTAAGAGCAGTACTGCCTATTTTGCTCAATACCTTTGTGGGTATCAAGGAAGTTGATCCTGCTGTAATAGAAGCTGCACGGGGAATGGGAATGACAGATAACCAGATCCTCTTTAGAGTCCAATTACCCCTTACTGTTCCAGTTATAGTAGCGGGAATAAAAACAGCTACAGTTCAGTGTGTATCCCTTGCCACCCTTGCAGCCTTTGTTGGTGGAGGAAGCTTAGGAGATTGGATTCAACAGGGTATTATGATGGTAAATCAAACCCTCCTTCTTGCAGGGGCAGTTCCAACTGCTGTCCTGGCTATTATGGCTAATTTTCTAATAGGCGTTATACAGAACATTGTTACTCCAAGGGGATTAAAGGTGTAA